The sequence below is a genomic window from Coffea arabica cultivar ET-39 chromosome 8e, Coffea Arabica ET-39 HiFi, whole genome shotgun sequence.
TAATGGTGAAGGTTCTTGATGCATGCTCTGCACCTGGAAACAAAACTGTTCATCTAGCTGCTATtatgaagggaaaggggaaaataATAGCTTGTGAACTTGATAAGCAGAGAGTAAAACGATTAGAAGCCACTGTCAGACTTGCTGGTGCTACTAGTATCCTTTAAATGGTTTTTCATATTCTCCATCTGGCCTGGCATTTAGCAAATGGAAAGCCAGCTTGGCAGTTGTGCTTGTTTTTGTGTTGTATTCTCCTTAAATTGCTTCTCTCCAAAACTTCCACATTTTAAAATGGAATTGGAACTGATGTTCATTGCGAGtgactcattttttttcataactTAATATTCACATTTACAAAACTTAACTTGGCCCAGATGTCAAAGTTAAACATGAAGACTTCTTGAAATTGAATCCTGAAGAGCCTTGTTGCTCAAAGGTAATTGTTATTCTTTTCTTTGTACTTTTGCACAAATATACGTACCTGATACAGAAGGAATGGACATTCTTATTGAATTAACTGGACATCTAGTCTTCTATTTGTTCTATGATATGCCGAAATTCAATTCTGTTTTCTCCACCAGATATTTGTAGTTTGTatgtttttgtttcttatctCTACATCTGCTGTATTGCTTCAAAATGGGTTTGTCGTTTGATTGTTGACTATATTGCAGATTCGAGCCATACTTTTAGATCCATCATGTTCAGGATCTGGTACTGCCATTGACAGGCTAGATCATCTGCTTCCATCATATGCTGCAGGTAAGCAAGCGGCTGAGCTCATACTAAGCTACTGGCTATTTTCTTTCTGCATTCCTCTCTTTCTTGTGTATTAAGCTATATTTGAAAGGAAAAACAATTAAACCCCCATTGCGTGCTTCTCCCCCGTTGGCATTTTGTTTCCCAGGATCTTGAGTTTATTATCAAATTTCAAGGAATATAGGATTGTCCGCAACTACTATTTTATTCTTGTTGCCTCAAATTTATGCTACCCTTTACCCAGAGTATTTTGGTTGTTAGTCCAAAGGATGCGGGTATGTTTGGTTAGCAGATAATATCTCTGTCTCTTAGCTCTAGTTTACATGTCAGTTTTCTTTAGATCTTTGTGCTTATTCTGGGCAGAGAATTACTCTGGCTTTTCTACAAGTGCATTCATGCTATATTATACCTCACGCTTACCTCTTCCTTTACAAGTATTAGATGATACTGGCAACAGTGATAGGCTGATGAAGCTTGCTGCTTTTCAGAAGAAGGCTTTGGAACATGCATTTTCATGTAAGTTCTTGTTCAGCTACATCCTGCACTCCAATTCACCTTGCATACTCGTACTCTTCAAGGTCGGCTATTCCCATCAAAACTTCCAAGAGAGTCCTAAAAATTTTGGGCCAACATTCTTGGCAGATGCTATTAAGTGCATTTTGCAATGCATCTACAATTGGCATTCAGCCACTTTTAGTTATGTATTCCATGCCATTCTGCTGGATGATGATGGCATCGTTTTACATTTTTCCAGTTCCAGCAGCCGAGAGAATTGTTTACAGCACATGTTCCATCCACCAGATTGAAAATGAAGACGTTGTCAAATCTGTTTTACCCCTTGCAGCATCTCATGGTTTTCAACTTGCACCAGTTCATCCCCAATGGCCTCGGCGTGGCCTCCCAGTTCTTGATGGATGTAAGTGCTTGAAGTCGAATTTTTCTCCATAAGATACACACTGGTTGAGCTTTGTGGGTGGCAACTTTTCTGATAAATGAATGGAAACCTTGAAGTTGAGCATATGATTGTCATATTAATATAAACTATCATCTGCTAATTCCTATCTTCTAATCTGTTCATCTGGCAGCTCAACATTTGCTGCGGACCGACTTGGTGGAAGACGGAGAGGGGTTCTTCATTGCACTGTTTGTACGAAAAGCAGATAAAAGACCTCAAGAATATGCAGAAAGTGAAACTTGCGAAGGATACAGGAGCAAGAGATTTTTGAGGAAGAAGACGGAATTTgtaaattatttctttaacaaCAGGTTCAGAATGTTGTTATATCCTCCATTTCGCTTGAAGAAACAGAGATAATGCATTAGACTTATGACATGCTACACTCATAATTGTATACATCTCTCTTTGCCTTTCTCttctaattattatttttttcattgtCTTCAATCCTCCTTCAGCAGTAAATAGACTGCTCCAAGAATTGCATCTTTccttgcccttttttttttttttggggagaaTTTCAAAACGCCACAAGActttccattattattattattgttttaaaatttgcaaaattttaatttcGGTAACCACCGCGGACGCAAggctttcttcttttgattcctTTCCATGATATGTTGCAGTAGATTGAAGAATATATTTGTTTTTTGAAGCAAAATTTGAAGAATATATTTATCTAGCCCAAAGTAATAATACTGAAAGTAATCAATAACATCCAAAGATCAAATTCAATGCGGCCCCCAAAATATTTGGAAACTCAAAAACTCTTCTCATTCATACTTTCATAGTAAAGTAGTAGATAAGCAAAATCACACTTCCATATATCATAGTACTACACAGAAAAGAAGGCCATCGCCTTCTGCACAAAGCCAAACTCAGGAAAATTCCCAGAAAATCATTAGAGCATCAGCATAAATCCTTAAAACGCCTCCTACCCGCATTTATTTTCCGTCAAGACCCAAAACAGAGCATATATACTAGTACTAAAGAAAAGCAATACAACCAACCAAAATGCACACAAATTTTTTCAAGCAATCTGGACCTGAATTGTCTTGGCCTTCTTGGGTTCAGGAGGGGGCAATTTCTGAACGGTAACAGTCAACACACCATCTTGACACACCGCAGAAATTGCATCGGTATTGGCATTCTCCGGCAGCACAAACTTCCTCATGAACTTGCCGACCCTCCTCTCCATCCTCACGTACTTGGCCCCTTCTTTCTCCTCTTCCCTCTTCCTCTCTCCGCTGATAATCAGCACATTGTCTTCCTCCACCTGAACCTTGATGTCCCCCGACTTCAACCCCGGCATATCCACAATGAACGCGTAGGAATTGGGATATTCCTTGACGTCAGCCGGAGTGGAAGCCATAGCCTTGGTATCTCGAACGTAGGTCCTCGACGGAGCGTTGACGGTCTTGTCTGCATCGTCCGTGGCGTCCATCATGTGCTGGATGGTTTGGAAGAGTGGGGTATCCCATCCCATTAGCCTCACgtccatttttctcttcttgaTTTGGGATATTTTCGACGAGATATTTGcctcttttcactttttctgtGATCTGAAAATTGCTGTAAGCTCTATGAGAAGGGAATGGAGAGGAAGTGAGTATATATAGAGGTGGGAGAAGAATGAAGTTTGGAAGTTTTGTGGAGGTGGGGAAAAGAAGGAAGACGCGGAAAGTTTCTAGTAAGTTCTTTTATTCGCTGGTTCTTTCTGCTAGTTTCTAAGTTCGACTTCTACGCTGATCCAGAACACTGCGGAAACTACTAGAAGTAAAACTCTGgttgactttttcttttctttgaatttttgtCCTCTTGTTGTCTTATTTGGAATCCTTTTTGGGCCGCAATTTGTTAAAATACTGTCAAATTTCtctaattatttaaattatttaagaggtatttaaatttataaagtattaatttattttaattttataaatatatttaaataattgGTGAATTATATATCCAAAATGTCTCTTAAATAATTCAAGCAATTGGAACAATTTGGGTGGATTTCAAATACTTCATTAGATTCTTTAATCCAAACGAAATAGTACGAGGAtatattgaaagaaaaattataaatttgtaCAACATATATTGCAATATGTataaggaaaaaacaaaagaaaaattgtaCATTATGCAAAAGTTTGTACAAAAATAGGAGACGAATTTTCACTATTTTGGCGACCGAATTTTGCACACCAAAATTCTTCAATAATTTTCAGTCATCTAATATCTCTATATTGAAGATATTGCTGaagaaattttaactttttcttttttaattttttggttttttaacTGTGGATCAAATGAAGGAATTCTCAGTGCCTCTGGTGCTAAGGTTCTGACATTCTACACAAAATAGATACAAAAATTTGAGAGTGACTTCACCACTtaatccactttttttttttttgcattcagTTCTATATTAAACTTTGAGACAAATTTAACATAAAATTTTTAACAATCAATAATCATACACTAAATAGAGAATAAATTGGCAATGCAATTCataatttcagatttcaaaaaTATAAATACAGAATCTTCAGAACTTGACTCTACTCTTTGTATATCTAAATTGTACGTTAATAAACACCAACTCGAAGCTTCCTAGACTTGATAATCAAGAAACAACTAAATAAAAAACCCCCACATACAATGCCTAATCGATAAATTATGAATCTACTAAATCTTAATGATAAACTTCTAAAACTAAGTTAGAATCATTTTTTAAGCGaagtaattttactattaaccTACTTTGTATAGGAAACAAATTCTCTTTTCCTTCTTAGTTTGGGAATCGAATTTCCAGAGGTAAATactatatatatgtacatgcaGGTTAATGTTCATGATTTCTTGCGTTTATGCTGTCTTGTGCTTGACAATGGACTCCCTAACAACTCGTCTAAAAAATTTGGGAGAATACAATCAATTTGTGCAGCACTACTTTTGCCATTCTTTCGCTACAATCCAGAAACATGAACTCGACAAGGGAAACAAAATTCTAATGCCTGCTTCGGCTTTAGATTGCCTTTCTGCTCTCAGGATTCATTACCCCATGATGTTTTCTATACAAAATATTTATGACGATTCTGGTGGCCGCACTTCTCATTGTGGAGTCTTGGAGTTCACAGCCGAAGGGGGCTCAATCTTCGCTCCGCAGTGGATGATGGACAGCTTGAAGATCCTCGAAGGAGACCTCGTACTCCTCAAGAGCGTCTATCTTCCTAAGGGTACTTTCGTGAAGTTGCAGCCGCATACAACTGATTTCATCAATCTTTCCAATCCTAAAGCTGTTTTGGAGAAAACCCTCCAAAGATATGCTTGTTTGACAACCGGAGACACCATCACAATCTCTCACGATAAGAAGAAGTTTCAGATTGACGTACTTGAGGCCGAACCAAGCCCTGCAATTAGTATCATTGACACGGATTGTGAGGTAGATTTTGCGGCTCCTTTGGATTACAAGGAACCTGAGAAGAAAGCCTCGCAGAAGGTTGAAGAGGAGAAGCCTAAGTTTGTAGCGTTTTCAGGCTTAGCAAGGCGAATAGATGGGGCGCCGCTGGCACATCTGTCCGATATCGTAGCAGAAAAACTGGAGAAGAATGTGATCAGTAAAAAGAATTCAACGAAAACCTGTGATTGTGAAGGACCAGGAAAGAAGATGGTGTTTGATTCGAACACGATCAATAAGGAACCCCCAAACAAATATGACGTCAAGAAGGAAGAAGTGAATAAATTTGAACCGTTCACGGGAAGGAAAAATGTTACAGGGTCTTAATTTCGGACCCCTTAAGAAGTGAATAAATTAACCTTTTCATGAATACTGGGCAGTCCAGATTCAAGAAAGGCTAGTATAAGTGTATAACGCCTCCAGAGTCCAGATACAGTTGCAATTCCAAGGTTGCGCAATATGCTAAGCAGCTAGGCCTATTAATTTTCCTCCAAGAGGAGCAAAATTTTGAAGTGGTATTGTAATTATACCATGCATGCTTTCAATTACCTTCCTccatcttttcttctttttaaatTAACGTATGCAGACCGCGGAAGAAACCGCCATCGCTGCAGCCGCTGTCCTGGCTGATTATTTGACAAGATTGGCATTGGAAATGGTAATGGTAATGATTGGCATTGGTTTGATCTGCAACAAGGAAATTCCTGCCAATGTTGGGTCTATGAGGATGACAAGGCTCCGCCCTAAACAGGCCGAGGAGTGGCATGGTCATATTCTCGAACCACCTTCTATAATACAGCAAAGCCAGTTTTGCAACCAAGAATGTTCGGAAGATATGGCTGGTTTCAGTCTGACTTGTGATTAATGATGGACCAGCGGATGTCAATTTGTTTAAGCATCTTCGTATTCACCATCTTGGTGGACGTGGAATGAACTGGCCACCAGGTCAAATACTAGTTCATGCGAAATATATGCCTTTGAATTCATGGTGTAGTGCCTAAAATGTGGCACAAACGAAGACAGTTAATGGGAATGACATATTTTCACGTCCCTGGATATAATATCAAACAATCTGTTCTTTATATTCATCTTCATGAAATTAGAAATTACAAAATGCAATCGATTCACTCATAACTGTTGATGTTAATTTGTCACAATACGCATAGATTTCTCATAGATTTATTATCAGCGATGGCCTTCAAAAAATTCGTATATATTTCTGGATTACTAAATGCGCAGATATCGCTACTTGTCGACTTCTTTGATGTTTGGTGCAGTGATATTGCTCTCCCAACCAGTCCCCTTAACAAAATTGCGGGGGAGTCAGGTGGATGATAAAAAAGCATTGGGGGTAGTCAGTTTCTTGGCTACTAACAAAAACCACAAACTAGAATAGAATTAGTGGTTTGACAAAAACACAGATTTTCTCTGAAACAGCAAATTAAGATCAATTGTCCAGAAGAATTATAGTCTCAATTGTCAAGGACTTCTCATTCGAGAGGACAACAGCAGCAGCACAGGTTATTGAAAACAACAGAATACTTTATTGCACCACTGAAAATTTAGCCCATAAAAACAAGGAACGTTAACAAGAGGCCTAAACATGATGATCCATATGAAGTCATATACTAAGTGGTACAGCACAATTCCAAATCTGATCTTAGAAGCCAgacataattatatatccaaaaCAGAAGATAAATCTTTCAACAGTAAAGCTGGACCTTCCAACTTCAAGCAATCTTGACCTCAATAGTCTTGGGCTTCTTAGGCTCAGGAGGGGGCAATTTGTGGACGGTGACAGTCAATACCCCATCTCGGCAAACAGCAGAAATTGCATCGGTATTGGCGTTCTCCGGCAGCACGAATTTCCTCATGAACTTGCCGACCCTCCTCTCCATCCTCACGTACCTGGCACCTTCTTTCTCCTCTTCCCTCTTCCTCTCTCCGCTGACAACCAGCACATTGTCATCCTCCACCTGAACCTTGATGTCCCCCGATTTCAACCCGGGCATATCCACAATGAACACGTAGGAATTGGGATACTCCTTCACGTCGGCAGGGGTGGCGGCCATGGCCTTGGCGTCTCGGACGTAGGTCCTTGTGGGTGCATTGGCAATCTTGTCTCCATCATCCGCGGCGTCAATTAGGTGGTGGAGGGCGTTAACCAGTGGAGCGTCTAAGCCCAGCAGTCTGACGTCCATTTTTCTCTCCGTGCTTGATGATTTGAGATGGGGATATCTTTTTCCGAATTTTGATTCCGAAAGGGATTGACAATGATTGTGTACTGGGTGGTTTTTTCTGGGACCTTTTTTGCTCAGTCGTGATGGTAGAAGCGATATTTCTGGCAGATATATATAGGTGGCGGAAGGTAGAAAACtgga
It includes:
- the LOC140013096 gene encoding uncharacterized protein; translation: MFMISCVYAVLCLTMDSLTTRLKNLGEYNQFVQHYFCHSFATIQKHELDKGNKILMPASALDCLSALRIHYPMMFSIQNIYDDSGGRTSHCGVLEFTAEGGSIFAPQWMMDSLKILEGDLVLLKSVYLPKGTFVKLQPHTTDFINLSNPKAVLEKTLQRYACLTTGDTITISHDKKKFQIDVLEAEPSPAISIIDTDCEVDFAAPLDYKEPEKKASQKVEEEKPKFVAFSGLARRIDGAPLAHLSDIVAEKLEKNVISKKNSTKTCDCEGPGKKMVFDSNTINKEPPNKYDVKKEEVNKFEPFTGRKNVTGS
- the LOC113706463 gene encoding 17.3 kDa class II heat shock protein-like, whose translation is MDVRLMGWDTPLFQTIQHMMDATDDADKTVNAPSRTYVRDTKAMASTPADVKEYPNSYAFIVDMPGLKSGDIKVQVEEDNVLIISGERKREEEKEGAKYVRMERRVGKFMRKFVLPENANTDAISAVCQDGVLTVTVQKLPPPEPKKAKTIQVQIA
- the LOC140013097 gene encoding 17.3 kDa class II heat shock protein-like, with translation MDVRLLGLDAPLVNALHHLIDAADDGDKIANAPTRTYVRDAKAMAATPADVKEYPNSYVFIVDMPGLKSGDIKVQVEDDNVLVVSGERKREEEKEGARYVRMERRVGKFMRKFVLPENANTDAISAVCRDGVLTVTVHKLPPPEPKKPKTIEVKIA